ACGAACTCCGTGGAGCCGCCGCCGATGTCGACGACCAGGTAGGGCCGGGCCGGGCGCAGCTCCGCCAGCTCGCGGGTGGCTCCGAGGAACGACAGCTCGGCCTCCTCGTCCCCGGTGATGACCTCGGGCACCACACCGAAGATCTCCAGCACCCCGGCCACGAAGTCGGCCCGGTTGGCGGCGTCGCGGGTGGCGCTGGTGGCCACCACGCGGGTCCGCTCGGCGCCGTGCCGCTCGATGAGCGTCGCGTACCCGCGCATGGCGGTGAACGTGCGCTCCAGCGCCTCGGGGGTCAGCCGGCCGGTCTCGTCCACGCCCTGGCCGAGCCGAACGATCTCCATCCGGCGTTCCAGGTCGGTGAGCCGGCCGTCGCCCGGGTCGGCCGGGTCCGGCACGTCGGCGATCAGCAACCGGACCGAGTTCGTCCCGCAGTCCACGGCCGCCACCCGGGTCATCCGACCTCCTCGTTGATCTGTGCGCAGGGACCGGACGCCCACCAGTCGGGCAGCGCGTCCAGGGCCTCCCGACCGAAGGGGTTGACGCCGGGCACGGCCAGTTCGTGGCCGACCAGCGCGTGCAGGCATTTGACCCGCTCGGGCATGCCGCCCGCGCTCTGGGTGCCCGGCGGGAGCGGCTCGACACCCTCGGCCCGCGCGGCGGCGTCACGGCGGCGCAGGTAGTCCTCGTGCGCGGCGCGGTAGCGGGCGGCCAGGTCCGGGTCCTCGGCGAGCCGTTCCTGCATGTGGCGCATCACGCCCTCGGCCTCCAGCGTGCCGATGGCCGACGCCGCCTTGGGGCAGGTCAGATAGAAGAGCGTGGGGAACGGGGCGCCGTCGGGCAGTCGGGGCGCGGTCTCGACCACGTCCGGCAGCCCGCACGGGCAGCGGTGCGCCACCGCCCGCACGCCGCGCGGCGGACGCCCGAGCTGCTCGGCGACGGCGGCCAGGTCGCGCGGACCGACGGGTTCGTCGGGTTCATCGGGTTCATCGGGCGGGCCGGGTTCGTCGGGTCGGTCGGTCAAGCCTTCCAGTCCTCTTC
The DNA window shown above is from Thermomonospora umbrina and carries:
- a CDS encoding DUF501 domain-containing protein — encoded protein: MTDRPDEPGPPDEPDEPDEPVGPRDLAAVAEQLGRPPRGVRAVAHRCPCGLPDVVETAPRLPDGAPFPTLFYLTCPKAASAIGTLEAEGVMRHMQERLAEDPDLAARYRAAHEDYLRRRDAAARAEGVEPLPPGTQSAGGMPERVKCLHALVGHELAVPGVNPFGREALDALPDWWASGPCAQINEEVG